The proteins below come from a single Candidatus Cloacimonadota bacterium genomic window:
- a CDS encoding PDZ domain-containing protein: MKRATLILAILLLALGALFAQSGDDYDMEMVTTQAPEQPVSVYFGIYVDDLDYPTAHELGYKYLYGILVTGVSKGSPADKAGLKENDIMMEIDSKPVTNMEEFDRQRSMMRPGQKINLRVWRNVEITDLELVLEPRPEEGKRFGSVIRKDAYLEDPTDRPSRKKDLGWGGGGWVPYYTILPMEHVNGLLNSIGDNETQNNDFGFNPISSKGIFMNGGAGKGNIGKGFFLGGVGAGYEFSDVDPVTHASVRYEASFGGLTLDKRFLITDGFAASLGAMFGAGGHTVYYTQTQSEFTWPQIFTENNFTATLKREYFIIQPRAELILNLIPWLSLRAEVGYFCGIPTYNGWKVHSDAGDDITISGSPDTKFRGLSFSIGPWFGF; the protein is encoded by the coding sequence ATGAAAAGAGCGACGCTCATTTTGGCCATCCTGCTTCTCGCGCTGGGCGCTTTGTTCGCCCAAAGCGGCGATGATTACGATATGGAAATGGTGACCACCCAGGCGCCCGAACAGCCGGTTTCGGTCTATTTCGGAATCTACGTGGACGACCTGGATTATCCCACAGCCCACGAACTCGGCTACAAATACCTTTACGGCATCCTCGTGACCGGAGTCTCCAAAGGCTCCCCGGCCGACAAGGCGGGCCTGAAAGAGAACGACATCATGATGGAGATAGACAGCAAACCGGTTACCAATATGGAGGAATTCGACCGCCAGCGCTCAATGATGAGGCCCGGCCAGAAAATCAACCTCCGCGTTTGGCGAAACGTGGAAATAACGGACCTCGAACTGGTGCTGGAGCCGCGCCCAGAAGAGGGAAAGCGGTTCGGCAGCGTGATTCGCAAAGACGCTTATCTTGAAGACCCCACAGACAGACCCAGCCGCAAAAAGGACCTCGGCTGGGGCGGAGGAGGCTGGGTGCCCTACTATACCATCCTGCCCATGGAACACGTGAACGGCTTGCTCAACAGCATCGGCGACAACGAAACCCAGAACAACGATTTCGGATTCAATCCCATCAGCAGCAAAGGTATTTTCATGAATGGCGGCGCCGGCAAAGGCAACATCGGCAAAGGCTTCTTCTTAGGCGGAGTTGGCGCCGGCTACGAGTTCAGCGATGTCGATCCAGTCACCCACGCCTCCGTGAGATACGAAGCCTCCTTCGGCGGCCTCACCCTGGACAAGCGCTTCCTGATCACCGACGGTTTCGCTGCCTCGCTGGGCGCGATGTTTGGAGCGGGTGGACACACTGTCTATTATACCCAGACCCAATCTGAGTTCACCTGGCCCCAAATCTTCACCGAAAACAATTTCACCGCCACCCTCAAGCGCGAATACTTCATCATCCAGCCCCGGGCGGAACTGATCCTCAACCTCATTCCCTGGCTCTCACTCCGCGCCGAAGTGGGCTATTTCTGCGGAATCCCCACCTACAATGGCTGGAAGGTCCATTCCGATGCCGGCGACGATATCACCATCTCCGGCTCGCCCGATACCAAATTCCGCGGCCTCAGCTTCAGCATCGGCCCCTGGTTCGGTTTCTAA
- a CDS encoding M20/M25/M40 family metallo-hydrolase — protein sequence MKRYLILAALLPLCLGLWANQYVAGIPVRLIRSPFQEESLNQAMRRLSEEGCAILHYDADQAIALVPEGKYQDYRLAELDTAQKLYLVGKIPGQSRPELGAGGRLLLELADAYLFESPLDEIQLREQITHPFTRLGLEPMRFSQTALPAASPRAARTDIDQMVALVNAASVQSTIQSLQDFQTRYARADNRLQVAQWIQQKFISYGVTDAVLQQFMWQNTIQYNVVATIPGTTYPNQYIVVGGHHDSISNNSDPYLFAPGADDNASGSVAALEMARVMMASGYQPRSSIRFVTFAAEEFGLWGSKHHAHTANLAGENIRLMINHDMIANQSGPQPWQVCLMPYDGSIDHSAYAALITEQYTDLDTYYGGLNSGSSDSHPFWQNGFHVIYFFEDEFSPVYHTSQDVVANLNPAYCAEVIKASVACAASFADMPSSPVGLSAQDWGDGSTILLTWENLNDPLISYYNVYYSTVFGDWGAPLTTSSNYLSVQGLTQGQLYHFAVGSVDNFGNESYLVYTTAMPLSVPLQPQNFIDQPLYQSILLDWDDNREHDFAGYRLYRSSQPDELGQQIGGLLTESEYLDNDVVGSPSYYYYSLCAVDQDGNASPFTQVVKSRPVTLDQGVLIVDETEDMGGTNPFMPTDQQADDFYAYASANFTTTELDINSLDENLRLADIGIYSSIIWHGNDQASMDYPYFARDALNQYIQAGGNVFFSVYFPSLAFELNVNYPGNFNSDSFIYDVIGIASADYSGNAARFRFAIPAQGQIPAVSVDPEKTLSVMNGHIIRVESIGASPGCATIYNYGTDYADDTPQGAMAGMPVGVLNLNQSGKVCVVSFPLYNIYQDDARNLIDYVLTEYFGETFSPAEDPGLAPAGGISISTNHPNPFKGETSFRLELKNNTRPVLVEIYNLRGQKVRSLFVGYSPKSVVHSWDGLDDFGSAVSSGIYIIRTSQDGVAAQRRIALVK from the coding sequence ATGAAGAGATATCTGATCCTCGCGGCGCTGTTGCCGCTTTGCCTGGGCCTTTGGGCAAACCAATACGTGGCCGGGATTCCGGTGAGGCTGATCCGCTCCCCGTTCCAGGAGGAAAGCCTGAACCAGGCTATGCGCCGGCTTTCGGAAGAGGGCTGCGCCATCCTGCATTACGACGCTGACCAGGCCATCGCCCTGGTGCCGGAAGGCAAATATCAGGATTACAGGCTGGCTGAACTTGACACAGCCCAAAAGCTATATCTGGTGGGAAAAATACCCGGCCAAAGCCGGCCTGAGCTTGGCGCTGGGGGCAGGCTGCTGCTTGAACTGGCCGACGCCTACCTTTTCGAGAGCCCGCTGGACGAAATCCAACTGCGGGAACAGATTACCCATCCCTTCACCCGGCTGGGCCTGGAGCCTATGCGCTTCTCCCAGACGGCTTTGCCTGCCGCTTCCCCGAGGGCCGCGAGGACGGACATTGACCAGATGGTCGCCCTGGTGAACGCCGCTTCCGTGCAGAGCACCATCCAGAGCCTGCAGGACTTCCAAACCCGCTACGCGCGGGCAGACAACCGCCTCCAGGTGGCGCAGTGGATCCAGCAGAAATTCATCAGCTACGGGGTGACAGACGCGGTGCTGCAGCAATTCATGTGGCAAAACACAATCCAATACAACGTTGTGGCCACCATTCCGGGGACGACCTACCCCAACCAGTACATCGTTGTGGGCGGGCATCACGATTCGATCTCGAACAACAGCGACCCCTACCTTTTCGCTCCCGGAGCCGATGACAACGCCAGCGGCAGCGTGGCCGCCCTGGAAATGGCTCGGGTGATGATGGCCAGCGGCTACCAGCCCCGCAGCTCGATCCGCTTTGTGACCTTTGCCGCCGAGGAATTCGGCCTCTGGGGCTCAAAACACCACGCCCACACGGCCAATCTGGCCGGCGAAAACATCCGCCTGATGATCAATCATGACATGATCGCCAACCAAAGCGGGCCCCAGCCCTGGCAGGTGTGTCTGATGCCCTACGACGGATCGATTGACCACAGCGCCTACGCGGCCCTGATCACGGAGCAGTACACAGACCTGGATACCTATTACGGAGGCTTGAACAGCGGCAGCAGCGACAGCCATCCCTTCTGGCAAAACGGCTTTCACGTCATCTACTTTTTCGAGGATGAGTTCTCGCCAGTGTATCACACCTCCCAGGACGTCGTGGCCAACCTCAATCCCGCTTACTGCGCCGAGGTGATCAAGGCCTCCGTGGCCTGCGCTGCCTCCTTTGCTGATATGCCTTCCTCCCCGGTAGGCCTTTCCGCCCAGGATTGGGGCGACGGATCCACCATCCTGCTGACCTGGGAAAACTTGAACGATCCCCTGATCAGTTACTACAATGTCTATTACAGCACGGTTTTTGGCGACTGGGGCGCGCCGCTCACCACTTCCAGCAACTATCTGTCGGTACAGGGCCTCACCCAGGGCCAGTTGTATCATTTCGCGGTGGGCTCCGTGGATAACTTTGGCAACGAAAGCTATCTGGTCTATACCACAGCGATGCCGCTCTCCGTTCCGCTGCAGCCGCAAAACTTCATTGACCAGCCCCTTTATCAGAGCATCTTGCTGGATTGGGACGACAACCGCGAGCATGACTTCGCCGGCTACAGGCTCTACCGCTCTTCACAGCCTGACGAGCTGGGACAGCAAATTGGCGGTTTGCTCACGGAAAGCGAATATCTGGACAACGATGTGGTGGGTTCGCCAAGCTATTACTATTACAGCCTTTGCGCGGTGGACCAGGACGGCAATGCCAGTCCTTTCACCCAGGTTGTGAAAAGCCGTCCCGTTACTCTGGACCAGGGTGTGCTCATCGTTGACGAAACCGAGGACATGGGCGGAACGAATCCCTTCATGCCCACCGATCAGCAGGCGGACGATTTTTACGCTTATGCCAGCGCGAACTTTACCACCACAGAGCTTGACATCAATTCTCTGGATGAAAACCTGCGCCTGGCCGATATCGGAATCTACTCATCCATCATCTGGCACGGGAATGACCAGGCCAGCATGGATTATCCTTATTTCGCGCGGGATGCCCTGAACCAGTACATTCAGGCCGGGGGCAACGTCTTCTTCAGCGTGTATTTCCCCTCGCTGGCTTTCGAGCTGAATGTCAACTATCCGGGCAATTTCAACAGCGATTCCTTTATCTACGACGTGATTGGGATCGCGTCTGCTGACTACTCCGGCAACGCAGCCCGTTTTCGCTTCGCCATCCCGGCCCAAGGCCAGATTCCCGCTGTGAGCGTGGACCCGGAAAAGACCTTGTCAGTCATGAACGGACATATCATCCGCGTTGAAAGCATCGGCGCCAGCCCCGGTTGCGCCACCATCTACAACTATGGCACGGATTACGCTGACGACACGCCCCAGGGAGCGATGGCCGGCATGCCGGTGGGGGTGCTGAACCTGAACCAGAGCGGCAAGGTCTGCGTGGTTAGTTTCCCGCTCTACAACATCTACCAGGATGACGCCCGGAACCTCATTGATTATGTGCTGACGGAGTATTTCGGCGAAACCTTCAGCCCTGCTGAAGACCCCGGCTTGGCGCCTGCTGGCGGGATTAGTATCTCGACGAACCATCCCAACCCCTTCAAAGGCGAAACCAGCTTCCGGCTGGAGCTAAAAAACAACACTCGGCCTGTGCTGGTGGAGATTTACAACCTCCGCGGCCAGAAAGTGAGATCCCTCTTTGTTGGCTACAGCCCCAAATCCGTGGTGCATAGCTGGGACGGCCTGGACGATTTTGGC